One window from the genome of Camelus bactrianus isolate YW-2024 breed Bactrian camel chromosome 4, ASM4877302v1, whole genome shotgun sequence encodes:
- the LOC123617183 gene encoding olfactory receptor 1J4-like — MRRGNQSSVSEFLLLGLPIRPQQQCVVFTLFLGVYLTTVLGNLLIILLIRLDCRLHTPMYFFLSHLAFTDVSFSSVTIPKMLMDMHTEYKFIPYAGCISQIYFFILFGCFDNFLLAVMAYDRYVAICQPLHYTTIMREELCISLVAGSWVFCCIHALLHTLLLVQLSFCADNTIPHFFCDLTVLLKLSCSDISLNELVIFTEGGTLFILPLSSILASYIRIGTTILRVPSTKRLFKAFSTCGSHLFVVSLYYGTLAFVYFFSSSWDSNNKDVIASVMYTVVTPMLNPFIYSLRNRDIKQALEIVVNRANFLK; from the coding sequence ATGAGGAGGGGGAACCAGAGCAGCGTGTCCGAGTTTCTCCTCCTGGGGCTCCCCATCCGGCCACAGCAGCAGTGCGTGGTCTTCACCCTGTTCCTGGGCGTgtacctgaccacagtgctggggaaCCTGCTCATCATCCTGCTCATCAGGCTGGACTGTcgcctccacacccccatgtacttcttcctcagcCACTTGGCCTTCACTGACGTCTCTTTTTCATCTGTCACCATCCCTAAGATGCTGATGGACATGCACACTGAGTACAAATTCATCCCCTATGCAGGGTGCATTTCacagatatattttttcatactttttggTTGTTTTGATAATTTCCTTCTTGCAGTGATGGCCTATGACAGGTATGTGGCCATCTGTCAGCCACTTCACTACACCACCATCATGAGGGAGGAGCTGTGCATCTCCTTAGTAGCTGGGTCCTGGGTCTTCTGTTGTATCCATGCCCTGTTGCACACCCTCCTCTTGGTCCAACTGTCCTTCTGTGCTGACAATACCATCCCCCATTTCTTCTGTGACCTCACTGTGCTCCTCAAGTTGAGCTGCTCGGACATCTCCCTCAATGAGCTGGTCATCTTCACTGAGGGAGGAACACTGTTCATCCTGCCTTTGAGTAGTATCTTAGCCTCATACATTCGTATAGGGACTACCATCCTGAGGGTCCCCTCCACTAAGAGACTCTTTAAAGCTTTTTCCACCTGTGGCTCCCATCTCTTTGTGGTGTCTTTATACTATGGGACACTtgcttttgtttactttttctcctCATCATGGGACTCCAATAACAAAGACGTAATTGCTTCAGTCATGTATACAGTAGTTACTCCCATGCTGAACCCTTTCATCTATAGCCTCAGGAACAGAGATATAAAACAGGCCCTAGAAATAGTTGTCAATAGGGCTAACTTCTTGAAGTGA